In Kineococcus rhizosphaerae, a single window of DNA contains:
- a CDS encoding glycosyltransferase, protein MSDERRKIAVVGPAHPNKGGIAVHTTELARHLAQDPAADVKLVSWSRLYPELLYPGQVGLPDATPEVPEFTPTLRPLSWSSPASWWSTGRRLAGADLVVLAHVVPLQVPALLTVLAAMKVARSTARTVVVAHNVLPHEPKPGDELLVRRLFAAVDGVVVHSDAQAALAHAHGARRVVQADLPPHLPGGPRLAGEAGSRVPRDGGVRLLSLGVVREYKGLDLLLEALAEVHQRGFDARLTIAGELWGAAGRRVRELATAPGMRGHVELREGYVPASEIAGLMAAHDAVVLPYRSGTASQNAVLAFAHGLPVLATRVGSFPAQVRDDVDGVLVEPGSVRALADGILRLADGGLKRLRDNVEAPDLEGPWDAYAAAVDHAAEGGTAAAPPGGRLLAVAKRGAEHALWTRVGVQRRVGEQLAKHRLGLAPADRPVPSGVPRTGVLHDSAEVADAVAQTARLRLPAHPDAPKNWDALGAVAAVLTLADDGSRTARVLDAGSARYSPVLPWLRLYGLGRERGSLAGINLEFGATVHRDGVEFRRGDVTDTGLADASLDAVTCMSVIEHGVPIEGFLTETARVLRPGGVLALSTDYDQDPPDTTGVTAYGAPVKIFSPADLRDLVALAGRVGLDLVGDLTDDVLAHPERPVHWKRTGLDYTFVLLTFVRR, encoded by the coding sequence GTGAGCGACGAGCGGCGCAAGATCGCGGTCGTCGGCCCGGCCCACCCGAACAAGGGCGGCATCGCCGTCCACACCACCGAGCTCGCCCGGCACCTGGCGCAGGACCCGGCCGCCGACGTGAAGCTCGTCTCGTGGAGCAGGCTGTACCCCGAGCTGCTCTACCCGGGGCAGGTGGGCCTGCCCGACGCCACTCCCGAGGTGCCCGAATTCACCCCGACCCTGCGCCCGCTGTCCTGGTCGTCGCCGGCGTCCTGGTGGTCGACGGGCCGCCGGCTGGCCGGGGCGGACCTCGTCGTCCTGGCCCACGTCGTCCCGCTGCAGGTCCCCGCGCTGCTGACGGTCCTGGCCGCGATGAAGGTCGCCCGCAGCACGGCCCGCACCGTCGTCGTCGCGCACAACGTCCTGCCCCACGAGCCGAAGCCCGGTGACGAGCTCCTCGTCCGCCGCCTGTTCGCGGCCGTCGACGGCGTCGTCGTGCACTCCGACGCGCAGGCCGCGCTGGCCCACGCCCACGGCGCCCGCCGCGTCGTGCAGGCCGACCTGCCCCCGCACCTGCCCGGCGGTCCCCGGCTCGCGGGCGAAGCCGGGTCCCGCGTCCCGCGCGACGGCGGCGTCCGGCTGCTGAGCCTGGGCGTCGTGCGCGAGTACAAGGGCCTCGACCTGCTCCTCGAGGCTCTCGCCGAGGTCCACCAGCGCGGGTTCGACGCCCGCCTCACCATCGCCGGTGAGCTGTGGGGCGCGGCCGGCCGCCGCGTCCGCGAGCTCGCCACCGCCCCCGGGATGCGCGGCCACGTCGAGCTGCGCGAGGGGTACGTCCCCGCGTCCGAGATCGCCGGGCTGATGGCCGCCCACGACGCCGTCGTCCTGCCCTACCGGTCGGGGACGGCCTCGCAGAACGCGGTCCTCGCCTTCGCCCACGGCCTGCCCGTCCTCGCCACCCGCGTCGGCTCCTTCCCCGCGCAGGTCCGCGACGACGTCGACGGGGTCCTCGTCGAACCCGGCAGCGTCCGGGCCCTCGCCGACGGCATCCTGCGGCTGGCCGACGGCGGGCTGAAACGCCTGCGGGACAACGTCGAAGCCCCCGACCTCGAGGGTCCCTGGGACGCCTACGCCGCCGCCGTCGACCACGCCGCCGAGGGCGGCACGGCCGCCGCCCCGCCCGGGGGCCGGCTGCTCGCCGTCGCCAAGCGCGGCGCCGAGCACGCCCTGTGGACCCGTGTCGGCGTCCAGCGCCGCGTGGGCGAGCAGCTGGCGAAGCACCGGCTCGGACTGGCCCCCGCGGACCGGCCCGTGCCCTCCGGCGTCCCGCGCACCGGCGTCCTGCACGACTCCGCCGAGGTCGCCGACGCCGTCGCCCAGACCGCCCGGCTGCGCCTGCCCGCCCACCCCGACGCCCCGAAGAACTGGGACGCGCTCGGCGCCGTCGCCGCCGTCCTGACCCTCGCCGACGACGGCTCGCGCACCGCCCGCGTCCTCGACGCCGGCTCGGCCCGCTACTCACCGGTCCTGCCGTGGCTGCGGCTGTACGGCCTGGGCCGCGAGAGGGGCTCCCTGGCCGGGATCAACCTGGAGTTCGGGGCCACCGTGCACCGCGACGGCGTCGAGTTCCGCCGCGGCGACGTCACCGACACGGGCCTGGCCGACGCCTCCCTCGACGCCGTGACGTGCATGTCCGTCATCGAGCACGGGGTCCCGATCGAGGGTTTCCTCACCGAGACCGCCCGCGTCCTGCGCCCCGGTGGCGTCCTGGCCCTGTCCACCGACTACGACCAGGACCCGCCGGACACCACCGGGGTCACCGCCTACGGCGCACCCGTGAAGATCTTCTCCCCGGCCGACCTGCGCGACCTCGTCGCGCTCGCCGGCCGCGTCGGCCTCGACCTCGTGGGTGACCTCACCGACGACGTCCTGGCCCACCCCGAACGGCCCGTGCACTGGAAGCGGACCGGGCTCGACTACACGTTCGTCCTGCTGACGTTCGTGCGGCGCTGA
- a CDS encoding glycosyltransferase family 2 protein, protein MPVEDEVQPLSGPAPVATIVLPCYNEEAHVLLEIQRITKVMDDDGMPYELLAVDDCSTDDTLKVLRSVEDEYPHLRVVAFRRNGGSGTVRRIGTQMARGEIVVWTDADMSYENERIPELVRVLLDDDSYDQVVGARTTEEGSHKALRVPAKFVIRKVAEVLARQRIPDLNSGLRAFRKSVSLPYLRLLPAGFSCVTTITLSFLCNQHDIKYVPTTYAKRAGKSKFHFTKDAYRYILQVLRMIMYFEPLRVLMPLALTLFGLGFVKGVVDMVRHPFYFPANTVLLLVSGLLVGAVALLADLVVRSRDSA, encoded by the coding sequence ATGCCTGTCGAAGATGAGGTCCAGCCCCTGAGCGGACCAGCCCCCGTCGCCACCATCGTGCTGCCCTGCTACAACGAGGAGGCGCACGTCCTGCTGGAGATCCAGCGCATCACCAAGGTGATGGACGACGACGGCATGCCGTACGAGCTGCTGGCGGTCGACGACTGCTCCACCGACGACACCCTGAAGGTGCTGCGCTCGGTCGAGGACGAGTACCCGCACCTGCGCGTCGTGGCCTTCCGCCGCAACGGCGGCTCAGGCACGGTCCGGCGCATCGGCACCCAGATGGCCCGCGGCGAGATCGTCGTGTGGACCGACGCCGACATGTCGTACGAGAACGAGCGCATCCCCGAGCTGGTCCGGGTGCTGCTGGACGACGACTCCTACGACCAGGTCGTCGGCGCGCGCACCACCGAGGAGGGCTCGCACAAGGCGCTGCGCGTGCCGGCCAAGTTCGTCATCCGCAAGGTCGCCGAGGTCCTGGCCCGCCAGCGCATCCCGGACCTGAACTCCGGGCTGCGCGCGTTCCGCAAGTCGGTGTCGCTGCCGTACCTGCGGCTGCTGCCGGCCGGTTTCTCGTGCGTCACGACGATCACGCTGTCGTTCCTGTGCAACCAGCACGACATCAAGTACGTGCCGACGACCTACGCCAAGCGGGCGGGGAAGTCGAAGTTCCACTTCACCAAGGACGCCTACCGGTACATCCTGCAGGTGCTGCGGATGATCATGTACTTCGAGCCGCTGCGCGTGCTCATGCCGCTGGCGCTGACCCTGTTCGGCCTCGGGTTCGTCAAGGGCGTCGTCGACATGGTCCGCCACCCCTTCTACTTCCCGGCCAACACGGTGCTGCTGCTGGTGTCGGGTCTGCTCGTGGGGGCGGTCGCGCTGCTCGCCGACCTCGTCGTGCGCTCGAGGGACAGCGCGTGA
- a CDS encoding class I SAM-dependent methyltransferase yields the protein MAGMSQPGPPGDRTGDRVVDRARSFGAVADVYDRARPSYPAEALDWLLPDGARRVLDLGAGTGKLTRSLVARGLDVVAVEPAPGMREQFAKVLPGVEVLDGTGESIPLPDGSVDAVLMAQAWHWVDPATASPEVARVLRPGGRLGLLWNVRDAGVDWIARLDRLLPGPGEEQLGSLAPRVGPPFGPVERYDVRWSDPVTLDSLLDLTRSRSWVIALTPQRREEVLEDVRAQAQAHLAETGSLALEYVTRCSRATLPR from the coding sequence ATGGCGGGCATGAGCCAGCCCGGGCCCCCTGGAGACCGAACCGGAGATCGCGTCGTGGACCGCGCCCGGTCCTTCGGGGCCGTCGCCGACGTCTACGACCGCGCCCGCCCCAGCTACCCCGCCGAGGCGCTCGACTGGCTGCTGCCCGACGGTGCCCGCCGGGTCCTGGACCTGGGCGCCGGCACCGGCAAGCTGACGCGGTCGCTGGTGGCCCGCGGCCTGGACGTCGTCGCCGTCGAACCGGCGCCGGGGATGCGCGAGCAGTTCGCGAAGGTGCTGCCCGGGGTCGAGGTCCTCGACGGCACGGGCGAGTCGATCCCCCTGCCCGACGGGTCCGTCGACGCCGTGCTCATGGCGCAGGCCTGGCACTGGGTGGACCCCGCCACCGCCTCCCCCGAGGTCGCCCGCGTCCTGCGCCCCGGGGGCCGCCTCGGCCTGCTGTGGAACGTGCGCGACGCGGGCGTCGACTGGATCGCCCGCCTGGACCGCCTCCTGCCCGGACCCGGGGAGGAGCAGCTCGGCAGCCTCGCGCCCCGCGTCGGGCCGCCGTTCGGGCCCGTCGAGCGCTACGACGTGCGCTGGTCGGACCCGGTCACGCTCGACTCCCTGCTGGACCTGACGCGCTCGCGGTCCTGGGTGATCGCCCTGACGCCGCAGCGGCGCGAGGAGGTGCTCGAGGACGTGCGGGCCCAGGCGCAGGCGCACCTGGCCGAGACGGGGTCGCTGGCGCTGGAGTACGTCACGCGGTGCTCGCGGGCGACGCTGCCGCGCTGA
- a CDS encoding NAD(P)H-dependent oxidoreductase: MSTPPAAPTRSALIVHAHPEPDSFSSAQAAAVAEQLRSRDVQVHQIDLYAEGWDPVLAREHFMDGPGYFKPQAEQMQAVVTGTLDDPVAAHLRQVQQADLLVLSFPLWWFSMPAIMKGWVDRVFVMGATFGGEHGIFERGGLRGKKAIVVLTTGGAQPAFAPAAPGGYGDIDAFLFHIHRGMLEFVGYDVLPPVITYGPTRLDGAERAAALAHVQAHIANLLGD, from the coding sequence ATGTCGACGCCCCCTGCCGCTCCCACGCGCAGCGCCCTGATCGTCCACGCCCACCCCGAACCCGATTCCTTCTCCTCGGCTCAGGCCGCTGCTGTCGCCGAGCAGTTGCGCTCACGAGATGTCCAGGTCCACCAGATCGACCTCTACGCCGAGGGGTGGGATCCAGTGCTCGCGCGCGAGCACTTCATGGACGGTCCCGGCTACTTCAAGCCTCAAGCCGAGCAGATGCAGGCCGTGGTCACCGGCACCCTCGACGATCCGGTTGCCGCCCACCTGCGACAGGTGCAGCAGGCCGACCTGCTCGTGTTGTCGTTCCCGCTGTGGTGGTTCTCGATGCCGGCCATCATGAAGGGGTGGGTGGACCGCGTCTTCGTCATGGGTGCCACCTTCGGCGGTGAGCACGGAATCTTCGAGCGAGGTGGCCTGCGGGGGAAGAAGGCCATCGTGGTGCTGACCACTGGTGGCGCTCAGCCCGCCTTCGCTCCAGCGGCGCCCGGCGGGTACGGGGACATCGATGCCTTCCTCTTCCACATCCACCGCGGCATGCTCGAGTTCGTCGGCTACGACGTCCTGCCGCCCGTGATCACCTACGGCCCGACCCGCCTCGACGGGGCCGAACGCGCCGCGGCCCTGGCGCACGTCCAAGCCCACATCGCGAACCTCCTGGGCGATTGA
- a CDS encoding ArsR/SmtB family transcription factor — translation MDLIGTLKVLANPTRLQIMEWLRTPEDSFREYEPIADRAEVGVCVTHLAAKTGLAQSTVSTYMASLERLGLVRATRVGKWTHYRRNDARVADLLEQIRDHV, via the coding sequence ATGGATCTGATCGGAACCCTCAAGGTGCTCGCCAACCCCACTCGGCTGCAGATCATGGAGTGGTTGCGGACCCCGGAGGATTCCTTCCGCGAGTACGAGCCCATCGCCGACCGGGCCGAGGTGGGTGTGTGCGTCACTCACCTGGCCGCCAAGACCGGCCTGGCTCAGTCGACGGTGTCCACGTACATGGCCTCTCTCGAGCGCCTCGGTCTCGTGAGGGCGACCCGGGTCGGCAAGTGGACCCACTACCGCCGCAACGACGCGCGGGTCGCCGACCTGCTCGAGCAGATCAGGGACCACGTCTAA
- the bla gene encoding class A beta-lactamase has product MRRPLSFAAFVLVLAGCTSTPADDTPAGSSGSPGVSAGASPSASPADAAVQARFAQLEESFDARLGVFAVDTGSGRTVVHRGDERFGFASTYKALAAGALLERTGDAELDAVVTWTADEVVAHSPVTGQHTASGLPLRQVAEAAVTVSDNTAANVVLAHLGGPAGLEEDLRALGDDTTEVEHTEPDVNDITPGDPADTSTPRAMATTLQAYATGDVLAPAGRDQLVRWLQAGTTGGGQIRAGVPAGWVVGDKTGHAGVYGNQNDIGVVWPTGGRAPWVLAILTDRADVDATSDEALLARATEVVVDELS; this is encoded by the coding sequence GTGAGACGTCCCCTGAGCTTCGCCGCCTTCGTCCTGGTCCTGGCCGGCTGCACCTCCACCCCGGCCGACGACACCCCTGCCGGCAGCAGCGGCTCCCCCGGCGTCAGCGCCGGCGCGTCCCCCAGCGCGTCCCCGGCCGACGCGGCCGTGCAGGCGCGGTTCGCGCAGCTGGAGGAGTCGTTCGACGCCCGCCTGGGCGTGTTCGCCGTCGACACCGGGTCCGGGAGGACCGTCGTGCACCGCGGCGACGAACGCTTCGGCTTCGCGTCCACCTACAAGGCGCTCGCTGCCGGGGCCCTCCTCGAACGGACCGGCGACGCCGAGCTCGACGCCGTGGTGACCTGGACGGCGGACGAGGTCGTGGCCCACTCCCCCGTCACCGGGCAGCACACGGCCTCCGGGCTGCCGCTGCGCCAGGTCGCCGAAGCCGCGGTCACCGTCAGCGACAACACCGCGGCCAACGTCGTGCTCGCGCACCTCGGCGGTCCGGCCGGTCTCGAAGAGGATCTGCGGGCGCTCGGGGACGACACCACCGAGGTGGAGCACACCGAGCCGGACGTCAACGACATCACCCCCGGCGACCCCGCGGACACCAGCACCCCCCGCGCGATGGCCACGACGTTGCAGGCGTACGCCACCGGGGACGTCCTCGCGCCCGCCGGTCGCGACCAGCTGGTGCGGTGGCTGCAAGCGGGCACCACCGGCGGCGGGCAGATCCGCGCCGGGGTGCCGGCGGGCTGGGTCGTGGGTGACAAGACCGGTCACGCCGGGGTCTACGGGAACCAGAACGACATCGGCGTGGTCTGGCCCACCGGTGGACGCGCGCCGTGGGTCCTGGCGATCCTCACCGACCGCGCCGACGTCGACGCGACGTCCGACGAGGCCCTGCTCGCGCGGGCCACCGAGGTCGTCGTCGACGAGTTGAGCTGA